CCAAATTAGGAGAAATTCTTTTCATCTCCATTAAACTAGACTTACTAATTGCAGCAAACAAAGAATGGTCTAGTATTTTAACTTGGTGAGTGCACATACAACTACacccatttttttcttctttgcaaAAATGGGTGCTGACaactaactaaaaaaaattaatacatatatttcgAGACAGGAAGTAACATATGCGGTATCCCCTCCAACTATATACTGCTCAAACACCAAGTGGCACTGCAGGGCGAAATTGCTACTTTTCTTTATATTCTCATTGAAGAAAAAGAGGAATTACAACATCCAAGAGCGTGGTAGAGGAATTGGTAGACTCATCCATGTATGAAAAGCATGATGGAATCAGCTCGATCAATTGTTGCCACCATGTTTTGGCTTTAGCATCTGCCGAGCACATCTAAACAAAAAATTGCTTCTTTATCAACAGGTTTCATTTAATTTGTTGTGGATTGGGTGATGGAAAAAACAACAAGTTACGGCTTCAAAGCCTTACCTCCCTTTgccttcaacattttcaatttCCCATAGAATCTCCGGAGCTTTCCTAGCCACTGTGGCCAGCCACAGAGGAATATGTTTGAATGTAGTTATATTGATCTCTACTATTGCTACAAAGGGTGATGTGATCTCCACCTCTAGTAGCCTAACTATCTACTCAACTATGGCTATTAGATAGAGCAAACTTCATCCATTTAAAGCTGCAGCCAAGTTTCCAACTTTTATACCATTGTTAGAAGCAAAGTTTTCTCTGCAATAGAAAGAAATTGTTGGGATGGACACAAAACCTACTGCTCTTTTCTTAGCCAAACACTtgtaagaaaaatcaagattCTTGTTATCATCATCTAACAAGAACTCATTGATTGTTCTTTTGTAAGAACCAAACCACTTAGCTTGCATATAACTAAGTTGTCTCCAAGGTGGAACATGAATATCCATTTTCTTCATTGATTTCTTTGTAGCTCTACTCATTAGTTTCACCACTTGCTTCAATTCTTCCACTTTTCCAACAAATATTGAAGGGAAAATCTCGAGCAATGAAGTGTAGTAGGGTGTTGGTCTAGCTATTTCGAATTCTCTGGCAAGATAAACTTCGATTATATAGCGATTTTCGTTCATGTTAATGTCAATGTACTCGTAATTTCCAGATGGAAGTTGACCATTTCTCTCCCATTTTGATTTGCACAGATCTATATATGAAGTATGAATTCAAGAAATGGATTAGTCACTTTCCAAGAAAATGCTTTCAAGAAGTAAAGTAGTGAAATAGTTTTAAATAAATGTAGCTACTTATCTAAGTTACTAGCATCAATTGACAATAGTGAAGAGGAATGATTAGGATTAGAAAGATGAAAATGTAGagtttttaaatttcttttttcaCCAAAAAGAAATGGAACAAAAGAAGTCATACCAAcaaatttgaattaaaatctaATTGATGTAAAATTAAGTGTAAATGGCAGCCAGCAACCCATATTCACGCAGGGTCCGGAGAAGAGTCGCACcacaaggggtgtgatgtaggcagcctagATGCAAACATCAATGACTGATTTCACGGCTCAAACCCATGACTTGTCACATATAACTTTATCGTCGCTCCAACGCTTCACTTCCATGTAAGAATAAGTGTATGACTTAAAAATCACTATTTAATCTTAGAAAACTCTAATTTACCTCAAAAGATAATGAAATGGAATAAAATGTTCATGTACTAATCAATTCAGTAATTTGTGCTAAAATAATTTTCCTCAATAATTTGTGATTGAGACGTAATTAACTTAGAACTTACCAGCATCAAATCCTCTATTACGCAACCGAGTCATCAACCGCCGTTTGAACTCCACCGTACTCCGATCACCGATTTCAAGCCATGCATTTTCCACGACGGAATGAATATTTCTCTTCACATAATCACTTTCTTCATAACCTAACAATTTCCTTAACTTATCCTTAATCTCTAAATCATCACAACAATTATTGCTTAATCCATTTTCTACTAAATTATCTCTATCATTATCAATaatctcttcttcatttcttcctcctcTAAAACCATTTCCTCTTTCAATAAACGAATTTACAAGACCGTACAAATCTGTCACGCTCTCAACCGACGAGTGCTCGCTACCACTGCTTTCGCAAAATCTCGCCTTTGCCACCTCATCAAATGCCGCTGCTACCCTCTTAAACCTCATTTTTATGCACGGACAGAAAGAGTTTAATTTTTATGCACCGACAGTAAAATAATCATGTTAAAATGACGAGAAATGTCCCTTTTTGTGATTTCTTGATGTTCAGGGAGAATAAGCTATTGACAATTTATAGAGTTTTGCTTGATATGTAGATGAAGAAATTAACTACGTTGCTgcgaacatatatatatatagtaaatacTATTTACATAGAGATAGGTATAAAGACATCATTGGTGATTTGGTTCTATGTGATTTTGCATGGTTTCAGTATTTTGGCTTGAAGGGCATGACCTAATGTATCTGGACATAATTTATCGACTGGTTCATTTTGTTTAGCTTTGTTGTCCTATTAAGTGATAAGTCATGACACCCCTttcaaaaattaataattaaagaaataacttATCAATCGGATAATCACTTAAATGTCCTAATAATATAGATTATCTGTCTCCCAATAGAATTATACAAATATATTACTTTTTTGAGAGTCAAATCATGTTATATTATTCAACCATAGAAAGTTGTGGCTCTAATATATTATCATATTTTTTATGTGGCAATGTTCTAATTAAGTATGTTATCTTTTTCCTAAAgaataaattaaaattgataTTTGAGTTCATACGTATTTTCAATTCTCGAccattttttcttcaaattggggTCTTTCTATACAAGCACCGTGGGCATTGTTTATTTAAGTTTTCACAATTCCAAattccaaaatgaagaaaatttaTCCGCACTCTATTTTTAATCTAAACTATTATAATTTATCATATatagttaaatgataaaattggggtaaaaatatgtattaattaACTATGATTAAGTAAGAACAGTGTAAGTAAATTAAACCTGTCAAGTATCATTCCATTATAggtttaaaagttttttttttactcGAAAACAAACTCAAGTTACTTGAGAAACTCACCTGGTGAGTAATAAATTAATATACCATAGTTGAGTAATAAAATAAACTTTATTCAAATGACAAATAGTTTGCATTAATAGGCTTGCCGTGAACATAATACCAAATTCTTTGCAATGtattcaaaataatttaaaattgaatGAAACTATCGTTCAGAAATTGAGAGAAGGAAAtgtcaaaaagaaaagaaaagaaaagaaaaaaaccatGATAAACTACTCAGGGAAGTGGCGATTGGAAGACGTAAATCTTGCAAGATTAGCCATCTTTTCCTatattattcttcttcttcttcttctagggTATTAAATGGATGGGCAAGTTCAATAAATTTAGAATTCCGTCCAGATACATTGAATCTCAATTTCTTACCACAGTTATGCTACTCTTTTCACTAATCATTTGGTTTAAATACGGGATAATCAAGAAAGATTGTTGATTTGAATTATGTTTTAAAGATCTTAATAGACCACTGTGCTTGTCGACaataataaaaacaacaataaacCGAGTAAGTTCCCACAAATGAGGTCTAGGGAGAGTAGTGTGAATGTAGGCCTTGCCCCTACTCTGAAAGGGCTTGTCCTGAATgctaagaaaaaaagaagaaaaaaaagcgcattttaaaaaaaataaaaatctagcCTTGGACTTCAAACATGGGCTGAGGCAGAAGCCGAGTTACGGGTTCGACCCAACCCAATAGATTTTGTTCAAATAGTGTATTTtgtgttaaattttttattaaatatgtataaatattaaatttaaaactcAATCGTTAGGACTTGAAGTCGTCGTTCCAAAATTCCGACCCCATAAACTTAAAATACTAGGTCCAGCTCTGACTTCAAAAGCTTTTGCTCCAAGAATGCACCATTTAGTTGCTAGAGGCCAGATAACTACATTACTGCAATTATCGGAGACGTTCATTTAATAATTAGGTTGGCAAACCATTGTAAGCTTATTTAAATTAGTAATTTGACTCAGAAAAAGACTACTACTATGTTTCACTCAAGGTTGTTTCTCTAATTTATCAATATTCGTTCATTCTTTCTTGCTAACGAGTTGAGGGCCTTTGATGATATGAATTCAATGCGAAGAATAGTATTCTGCCCAAGATGCTCTTAACGTGAGAGCTTTGTCTATTATATATAATGTTATATAGAGTACAATGTATCGAGTCAATAAGGACTCTACCTAGAGTACAAGGTTATGTAAACAAGGACTCTTTAGAATACAAAGTGTAAGACTAAAAAAATTCTACCTATGCTATATGCACTAATACACCCCCTCAATCTAAACAGGCAGAAGAAACGGACAGATTGTCCCGAAGAAAACAAAAGCGAGATGAAGACAGTGCCTTTGTAAAGATATCTGCTAACTGTAAATGTGTCGGAACATATTGAACTATAAGAACTCCTTGTGCAACCTTATCACACACAAAatgaaaatcaacaacaatgtgTTTCGAGCGATCATGAAAAACTAGATTACGGGTCATCTAAGTTGAACTGATATTGTCACACAATACACGAATTGGTTCATGAAAAAAGATACCAAGCTCACAAAGACTGTGACGAATCCAACAAGTTTCAGCAACAATGTATGCAATAGCTCGGTACTGATCAGCCTCTGCAGACGATTTTGAAACTGTTGATTGCTTCTTTGCACGCCAAGAGATAAGATTAGATCCTAGGAACACAGTAAAACCTGAAGTAGAACGATGACTATCAAGACAACCAGTCCAATCAGCATCCGAGTAGGCAATAACCATGAAAAAGTCAAACTATAAGTCAGAGTACCCTGCAAGTACCTGAAAATTCGCTTGACACAATGTATGTGAGTGGTACGGGGAGCATGCATAAATTGAGAGACAACATTTACAGCATAGGCAATATCTCGATGAGTCATAGTCAAATATTTAAGAGCACCAACTATGCTCCTGCATTCACTAGGATCTGAAAGTAACTCACCGTCCAtcagaaaaatagaagtgcgagAAGCAAGGGCAGTACGAACTGGTTTGCATGTGTGCATATGAAATTTAAGTAACAAATCAGAAATGTACTTTTGCTGAGACAGGTGAAGACCGTGAGATGTACGAACTGCTTGAATACTAAGAAAATAATGGAGATTGCCTAAGTCCTTCATAGCAAACTGATGAGATAGACGAGAAATGAATTGATCAAGAAGACCATTATGATTACCTGTAAGAATGATATCATCGACATAGAGTAATAGAATAAGGACATGAGAAGAATAGCGATAAATAAATATCGAACTATCAGATTTGCTGCAAGCAAAACCATGAGAAATAAGAAATGCACTGAAGCGATGAAACCAACCCCGATGAGCTTGTTTCAAGCCATAGACGGCTTTGGTTAGCTTGCAAACATGATTAGGATAGTCGGGGTGAATAAAACCTGGAGGCTGCTTCATGTAGACCTCCTTAGTAAGAACCCCgtgcaaaaatatatttttaacatCTATCTGACGAATTTGCCAAGAAAAAGAGACAACAAGGGAAAGAACAATTCTCACAGTTGTCGCACGAACAACATGGCTAAATGTTTCATGATAATCGATGCTAGGCTTTTGATGAAAATCTTGTGctacaaggcgagccttgtattgCTCAATGGACCCAtctaaattatattttatgtgATGTACCCATTTGCAACCGACTAAGTTCATGTTAGGGGTAAAAGGAACAAGGATCCAAGTATTATTCTCCAAAAGGGCATTAAATTCATCTGCCATTGCTTGTTGCCACTTTGAATTTTTCACAGCTTGAGAAAAGTAAGAAGGTTCATGTTCATGGATATTAGCACTCAAAGAAAATTGTTTCTTTGGCTTAGAAATACAAGACTTAGATCGAGTTTGCATGGGAAGGGGTAGATGAtgaagttggaaaattagtaatAGGTAATGAGGTAGACAAAGATGGTGAAAAACCTACAGGTAATGACTCACTAAGGCTAGGTACGGGTGGAATAGACTCTACAGGAGAGATCTGATAACTTGTGGAATCTATAGTTCTAGAGGATAAATGTTGATACACCATCTCTTTGGGGTCCATCTTTGATAGGAATTGACTACTAGCATTGGTCAAGCTTCTTTTGAGGCAAAAGTGcttcttttatcaaaagtattttttttttaaattaaggtgtttggccatgcttttgaaaagaaaaaaaatacttataaGGAGAAGCAAAACAGTTTTTGATAAGCAGAAAAAGTAATTTttctccaaaagtatttttttaaaaagcacttttgagaaaaatacacttagaatcaccttttaaaagcttggtcaaatactaattgatactcaaaagtacttttcaaactaAGTAGCCAAACTTAATATGTttttcaccaaaagtacttttttttaaaaaagtacttttgagaaaatcacttctcaaaataagctgattttagaagtttaGCCAATTAAATTCCGATAAATTAGAGTCTCAATTCATAGATGCATCACATTGACAATTGAATACATCTCAGCTCAAAATATTAGTAATAATTAAGATCGACTCTGTCAATACTTTTATACCCACAGATGAAATCCCAAATTATTTATGCTTATATTTTGTGACATCCTGTTGATCAACCAGAGAAAAAGATAACCAAAGGATTTTGGTACCAAGTGTCACATATTTTATTATCGGGACATATATAATCCTAACAGTTAGAAAAAGAAGAGTTCAGATCTTCAAGTATCACTAACTACATAATTCTGAAATAAATGGAGTCACATCCCTACATTTAAAAGCTATACAATTGTATAACTATAACCATATAAAATACAAGCCATCATATCAATTAATTAGGGATGATACATTTCAATCAGTAGAAGAGTAAAGTTTGCACTTCTTTtgagacaaaaaaaatataatttcgaAATAGATGTAAGTCAGACTCCTAGAAATCAACAAATAGTTTTTGCGCAACTACACCATAATGATAGATTGATACTACTTAAGCTAACTATTCCTATTGCACTTCttggtaaaaaaaaaataaaatttcacgAACCCGCGAGCGTATTTCTCTGCGTTTGTGGAGAAGTTTGCTAGCTGAGATGAATGGTGGTAGCAAAAAAGTGGGGCGTACTACACCAGAGGCGGATTTAGGGGTGGGAGGGGGTTTGCCCGAACCCCCTTCTGTTGAATTTGACATGATTAATGTGAACTAGTATGAACATTTGTAAGTCTCCTTTTAGGAGGAAATTAGTAGATGTAttttttcatgcatttacattgcATGATCACACTTAATgtgatgtcatgcatgacattattaaggTCATTTTCCTTCTATAAATAGCAAAGGTTTTGTTCATTTGTAAACATttctcacttgccttcttatctcctaaggcatttgaatcttctttctctcttgtagtattttacttgtatttttagagtgaaataaaatttgagttgattgtgtcCAAGTACTaggcaaaaatcaaattttgccgAACCTCGTAAACTTCTGGTATTCTTTTTATTATTGTCTCACTTACTATTTATTAGTTATCTTTAAATATAGTAGTTATGATTTAATCACTCTCTATATAttcggcttccgcaacaattgataTCAGAGACAAGGTTCTATCTGACTATGCTTTGTAGTTGCATCATAGTCtgaacttccacatcagaaaagaattactttggtGTTTTGTAATGTCAGCAAATAAATAGTATCTGTAGCAAAAAATGGGAGATAAGATAAATGAAGGGTCCACATCGAGTGTCAATAATACGTTGTCGGCAACTTCGATTATGACAAGAATTATGTCAAATACAAAATTTACAGttgaaatatttgacgggtcaagacattttgggatgtggcaagctGAGGTTCTTGATATCccttttcaacaagggctagatattGCCatagaagaaaagaaaccagacaATATCAAAGAAGAAAATTATCAACCGCGTTTCTTGTGGTACCATTCGATCTTACCTCGCAAGAGAACAGAAGTATCCATACACAaaagaaacttctgcaagtaaattgtgGAATGCATTAGAggataaattcttgaagaaatatgatgacccaaaataccatctttaaatttaataaattaattctgtgttctatgACCTCGAAAAATACTATTTGTCATTCCTTGATTTGCGTGTACAGTCCataaaattttttggaaagtttttatgtgaaaaatggattaaaaatatgaattatagctttaaaactcaactaagttgactttgatcaatattttgagcaaacagactcggattagtattttgacagttccgataggtccgtatcgtgaattgggacttgggcgtatgctcggaatcaaatttcgaggtccctagcccgagatatgaaattttgataaaaaaattaaaagtttaagttcaaatagtgaccggatgtcgaattatatgcaaacgaccccgaaataaaattttgatgattccaacagctttttatgataatttttgacttaggagcgtgatcgaaattttatttggaagtccgtaatgaaattaggcttgaaatgacgaaagtttaaccgaggggttgactttttgatatcggggtcgaaatctgattctgaaaatttgagtacctccgttatgtcatttatgacttgtgcacaaaattcAAGGTAAATTGGACGTGATTTGTTAGGTCCcagagtcatttgtagaaattagaaatttcaaagttcgttaggcttgaatctatgtgtgattcatgttttagtgttgttggatgtgatttgaaggctcgactaagttcgtataatattttaggacttgttggtaatttggttgaagtcccaggggcctcgggtgagtttcggatatttaacggatcaaattcagaCTTAGAAGAAATAGGTGAAGTTTCTGCCCTCTGCTGTAttcgcacctgtggaaattctaccgcaggtgcgagctcgcagaagcgagcctgaaAAGCGCAGATGCGCAAATGGACCATGGggcaatggtcgcaggtgcgagggaaatttCGCACCTACACGAGCGCATATGCGGAGGGACGCGCGCAGAAGCGGCATGCGCAGGAGCGCAAAAAGGCGCGCAGATGCAGGCAAAGGCACGGATGAGGGACTTGTTCCGCACATGCGGTTgacgcagaagcggccaagttgctgcagatgcgaaaatccctggacagtacaaaaacagaggggttctgagcttttgccattttttgggcatttcaagctcgggttgggcgattttgagcaaggtttttacggaaaaacttgaggtaagtcccttgtgatcatttctactccataatattgaattatcatcaaatatttcgaatagattacatatttttgaggtgaaattagaggat
The sequence above is drawn from the Nicotiana tabacum cultivar K326 chromosome 13, ASM71507v2, whole genome shotgun sequence genome and encodes:
- the LOC107794248 gene encoding uncharacterized protein LOC107794248, which produces MRFKRVAAAFDEVAKARFCESSGSEHSSVESVTDLYGLVNSFIERGNGFRGGRNEEEIIDNDRDNLVENGLSNNCCDDLEIKDKLRKLLGYEESDYVKRNIHSVVENAWLEIGDRSTVEFKRRLMTRLRNRGFDADLCKSKWERNGQLPSGNYEYIDINMNENRYIIEVYLAREFEIARPTPYYTSLLEIFPSIFVGKVEELKQVVKLMSRATKKSMKKMDIHVPPWRQLSYMQAKWFGSYKRTINEFLLDDDNKNLDFSYKCLAKKRAVGFVSIPTISFYCRENFASNNGIKVGNLAAALNG